Proteins encoded within one genomic window of Brachybacterium muris:
- the purN gene encoding phosphoribosylglycinamide formyltransferase produces the protein MSRTPVVVLISGTGSTLAALLQASRDTDCPYEVVGVIADKDAPGLDHARRAGIPTTVVRLADHVDRAAWDQALADAVAEHRPQLVVLAGFMKLLGAPLLEAYPGRIINTHPALLPSFPGAHGVRDALAHGVKITGASVIEVDAGVDTGRILAQVPVEVRDDDTEATLHERIKAAEQPLLVDVVKRLSARG, from the coding sequence GTGTCACGCACCCCTGTCGTCGTCCTCATCTCCGGCACCGGCTCCACCCTCGCAGCACTGCTGCAGGCGAGCCGCGACACCGACTGCCCCTACGAGGTGGTCGGCGTGATCGCCGACAAGGACGCCCCCGGTCTGGACCACGCCCGCCGGGCCGGGATCCCCACCACCGTGGTGCGCCTCGCCGACCACGTGGACCGCGCCGCCTGGGACCAGGCCCTGGCCGATGCCGTTGCCGAGCACCGACCGCAGCTGGTGGTGCTCGCCGGGTTCATGAAGCTGCTCGGGGCGCCGCTGCTGGAGGCGTACCCGGGTCGCATCATCAACACCCACCCGGCTCTGCTGCCGTCCTTCCCTGGCGCCCACGGGGTGCGGGACGCCCTCGCCCACGGGGTGAAGATCACCGGCGCCAGCGTGATCGAGGTCGATGCCGGCGTGGACACCGGCCGGATCCTCGCCCAGGTGCCCGTCGAGGTCCGCGACGACGACACCGAAGCCACCCTCCACGAGCGCATCAAGGCCGCCGAGCAGCCGCTGCTGGTGGACGTGGTGAAGCGCCTGAGCGCGCGCGGCTGA
- the purH gene encoding bifunctional phosphoribosylaminoimidazolecarboxamide formyltransferase/IMP cyclohydrolase, whose translation MTTTDRRPFRRALLSVYDKTGIVDLARALAENGCEIVSTGSTAATVREAGIPVTDVQQVTDFPEMLDGRVKTLHPRIHGGILADQRLKDHLGQLDAHGIEPFDLVVVNLYPFSETVAAGGSFQEIIEKIDVGGPTMVRGAAKNFASVAVVVEPEDYAEAARAAVAGGFTLGERQELAAAAFEITAGYDEAIAAWMMGALDSDWQGEDARGDAGDEADESAADTYLLDMSDEDAATMGFATTLRYGENPHQRARLAVVDEEDPGLAGAEQLGGKAMSYNNYVDADAALRAAYDHDQPCVVVMKHNNPCGIAVAAEGEDIALAHQRAHGTDPVSAYGGVIAANRPVTLAMAQQVKPVFTEVILAPAYDPEALELLRSKKNLRILQVGDRPRGGVEIRTIWGGTLVQDADAIAAEGDDPSSWTLAAGDAADESTLADLAFAWRAVRAPKSNAILLAKDGAAVGIGMGQVNRLDSCRLAVARANTLGEHAEGEQAPERARGAVAASDAFFPFADGAQILIDAGVRAIVQPGGSIRDGEVIEACRAAGVTLYLTGTRHFAH comes from the coding sequence GTGACCACCACTGACCGCCGTCCCTTCCGCCGCGCCCTGCTCTCCGTCTACGACAAGACAGGCATCGTGGATCTCGCCCGTGCACTGGCCGAGAACGGCTGCGAGATCGTCTCCACTGGCTCTACCGCCGCCACCGTGCGCGAGGCAGGGATCCCCGTCACCGATGTCCAGCAGGTCACCGACTTCCCCGAGATGCTCGACGGCCGCGTGAAGACCCTCCACCCCCGCATCCACGGCGGAATCCTCGCCGACCAGCGGCTGAAGGACCATCTGGGGCAGCTGGACGCGCACGGCATCGAGCCCTTCGACCTGGTGGTCGTGAACCTCTACCCCTTCTCCGAGACCGTCGCCGCCGGCGGCAGCTTCCAGGAGATCATCGAGAAGATCGACGTGGGCGGTCCCACCATGGTGCGCGGCGCGGCCAAGAACTTCGCCTCGGTGGCTGTGGTGGTGGAGCCCGAGGACTACGCCGAGGCCGCCCGCGCTGCCGTGGCCGGTGGCTTCACCCTCGGGGAGCGGCAGGAGCTGGCCGCTGCCGCCTTCGAGATCACCGCCGGGTACGACGAGGCGATCGCTGCCTGGATGATGGGCGCGCTGGACTCCGACTGGCAGGGCGAGGACGCGCGGGGCGACGCCGGTGACGAGGCCGACGAGAGCGCCGCGGACACCTACCTGCTGGACATGAGCGACGAGGACGCCGCCACCATGGGCTTCGCCACCACCCTGCGCTACGGCGAGAACCCCCACCAGCGGGCCCGCCTTGCCGTGGTCGACGAGGAGGACCCGGGCCTGGCCGGCGCCGAGCAGCTCGGCGGCAAGGCCATGAGCTACAACAACTACGTCGACGCCGACGCCGCCCTGCGCGCCGCCTACGACCACGACCAGCCCTGCGTGGTGGTGATGAAGCACAACAACCCCTGTGGCATCGCCGTGGCCGCGGAGGGCGAGGACATCGCCCTGGCCCACCAGCGCGCCCACGGCACTGACCCCGTCTCCGCCTACGGCGGCGTGATCGCCGCCAACCGCCCCGTCACCCTCGCGATGGCCCAGCAGGTCAAGCCGGTGTTCACCGAGGTGATCCTGGCCCCCGCCTACGATCCCGAGGCGCTCGAGCTGCTGCGCAGCAAGAAGAACCTGCGGATCCTCCAGGTCGGCGACAGGCCACGCGGCGGTGTGGAGATCCGCACCATCTGGGGCGGCACCCTGGTGCAGGACGCCGACGCGATCGCTGCCGAGGGCGATGACCCCAGCAGCTGGACCCTCGCAGCCGGGGACGCGGCCGACGAGTCGACCCTCGCCGACCTCGCCTTCGCCTGGAGGGCCGTGCGCGCCCCGAAGTCCAACGCGATCCTGCTGGCCAAGGACGGTGCCGCGGTGGGCATCGGCATGGGCCAGGTGAACCGCCTGGACTCCTGCCGCCTGGCCGTGGCCCGAGCGAACACCCTCGGCGAGCACGCCGAGGGTGAGCAGGCCCCCGAGCGGGCCCGCGGTGCGGTCGCCGCCTCGGACGCGTTCTTCCCCTTCGCCGATGGCGCCCAGATCCTGATCGACGCCGGTGTGCGGGCGATCGTCCAGCCCGGCGGCTCCATCCGCGACGGCGAGGTCATCGAGGCCTGCCGCGCGGCCGGGGTGACGCTGTACCTCACCGGTACCCGCCACTTCGCGCACTGA